Proteins encoded within one genomic window of Tamandua tetradactyla isolate mTamTet1 chromosome 11, mTamTet1.pri, whole genome shotgun sequence:
- the UPF1 gene encoding regulator of nonsense transcripts 1 isoform X1, giving the protein MGMSSGWGVAGEGRGARLEGHRGQAAAGASRAGSTCEHQAGFTDPHLQRLRSQHAIPVPKQGARHPTSWPPESDWRGSEQPGYSCQFCIVPRSGGQRVGGPEGVLQNGAVDDGVAKTSQLLAELNFEEDEEDTYYTKDLPVHACSYCGIHDPACVVYCNASKKWFCNGRGNTSGSHIVNHLVRAKCKEVTLHKDGPLGETVLECYNCGCRNVFLLGFIPAKADSVVVLLCRQPCASQSSLKDINWDSSQWQPLIQDRCFLSWLVKIPSEQEQLRARQITAQQINKLEELWKENPSATLEDLEKPGVDEEPQHVLLRYEDAYQYQNIFGPLVKLEADYDKKLKESQTQDNITVRWDLGLNKKRIAYFTLPKTDSGNEDLVIIWLRDMRLMQGDEICLRYKGDLAPLWKGIGHVIKVPDNYGDEIAIELRSSVGAPVEVTHNFQVDFVWKSTSFDRMQSALKTFAVDETSVSGYIYHKLLGHEVEDVIIKCQLPKRFTAQGLPDLNHSQVYAVKTVLQRPLSLIQGPPGTGKTVTSATIVYHLARQGSGPVLVCAPSNIAVDQLTEKIHQTGLKVVRLCAKSREAIDSPVSFLALHNQIRNMDSMPELQKLQQLKDETGELSSADEKRYRALKRTAERELLMNADVICCTCVGAGDPRLAKMQFRSILIDESTQATEPECMVPVVLGAKQLILVGDHCQLGPVVMCKKAAKAGLSQSLFERLVVLGIRPIRLQVQYRMHPALSAFPSNIFYEGSLQNGVTAADRVKKGFDFQWPQPDKPMFFYVTQGQEEIASSGTSYLNRTEAANVEKITTKLLKAGAKPDQIGIITPYEGQRSYLVQYMQFSGSLHTKLYQEVEIASVDAFQGREKDFIILSCVRANEHQGIGFLNDPRRLNVALTRARYGVIIVGNPKALSKQPLWNHLLNYFKEQKVLVEGPLNNLRESLMQFSKPRKLVNTINPGARFMTTAMYDAREAIIPGSVYDRSSQGRPSSVYFQTHDQLGMIGAGPGHVAAMNIPIPFNLVMPPMPPPGYFGQANGPAAGRGTPKGKTGRGGRQKNRFGLPGPSQTTLPSSQASQDVASQPFSQGALTQGYISMSQPSQMSQPGLSQPELSQDSYLGDEFKSQIDVALSQDSTYQGERAYQHGGVAGLSQY; this is encoded by the exons ATGGGGATGTCTTCAGGTTGGGGAGTTGCCGGGGAGGGCCGTGGAGCGAGACTTGAAGGCCACAGAGGCCAGGCCGCGGCAGGCGCTAGTCGGGCCGGCTCCACATGTGAGCACCAGGCTGGCTTCACAGACCCCCATCTGCAGCGTCTGCGCTCACAGCATGCGATTCCAGTCCCCAAGCAGGGTGCCAGGCACCCCACCTCATGGCCGCCTGAAAG TGATTGGAGGGGAAGCGAACAACCTGGCTACAGCTGTCAGTTTTGCATTGTGCCCAGAAGTGGTGGGCAGAGG GTCGGCGGGCCCGAGGGCGTGCTGCAGAATGGGGCCGTGGACGATGGCGTGGCCAAGACCAGCCAGCTGCTGGCCGAGCTGAACTTTGAGGAGGACGAAGAAGACACGTACTACACGAAGGACCTCCCCGTGCACGCGTGCAG CTACTGCGGGATCCACGACCCCGCCTGCGTGGTCTACTGCAACGCCAGCAAGAAGTGGTTCTGCAACGGCCGCGGGAACACCTCCGGCAG CCACATTGTAAATCACCTCGTGAGGGCAAAATGCAAAGAGGTGACCCTGCACAAGGACGGGCCGCTGGGGGAGACGGTGCTAGAGTGCTACAACTGCGGCTGCCGCAATGTCTTCCTGCTAGGCTTCATCCCGGCCAAGGCCGACTCGGTGGTGGTGCTGCTGTGCAG GCAGCCCTGTGCCAGCCAGAGCAGCCTGAAGGACATCAACTGGGACAGCTCCCAGTGGCAGCCCCTCATCCAGGACCGCTGCTTCCTGTCCTGGCTGGTGAAGATCCCCTCGGAGCAGGAGCAGCTGCGTGCCCGGCAGATCACGGCACAGCAGATCAACAAGCTGGAGGAGCTCTGGAAG GAGAACCCCTCTGCAACCCTGGAGGACCTGGAGAAACCAGGGGTGGATGAGGAGCCCCAGCACGTGCTGCTGCGCTACGAGGACGCCTACCAGTACCAGAACATCTTTGGGCCTCTCGTCAAGCTGGAGGCAGATTATGACAAGAAGCTCAAGGAGTCCCAG ACTCAGGACAACATCACGGTCAGGTGGGACCTGGGGCTCAACAAGAAGAGAATCGCCTACTTCACCTTGCCCAAGACTGACTCTGGTAATGAGGACTTAGTCATAATTTGGTTAAGAG ACATGCGGCTCATGCAGGGTGACGAAATCTGCCTGCGTTACAAGGGGGACCTGGCGCCCCTCTGGAAGGGCATAGGCCACGTCATCAAGGTCCCTGACA ACTATGGCGACGAGATCGCCATCGAGCTGCGCAGCAGCGTGGGCGCACCCGTGGAGGTGACACACAACTTTCAGGTGGACTTCGTGTGGAAGTCGACCTCGTTTGACAG GATGCAGAGCGCGCTGAAGACCTTCGCAGTGGATGAGACCTCCGTGTCTGGCTACATCTACCACAAGCTGCTCGGCCACGAGGTGGAAGACGTGATCATCAAGTGCCAGCTGCCCAAGCGCTTCACAGCGCAGGGGCTTCCTGACCTCAACCACTCGCAG GTCTACGCCGTGAAGACAGTGCTGCAGAGGCCGCTGAGCCTGATCCAGGGACCACCCGGCACGGGCAAGACAGTCACGTCGGCCACCATCGTGTACCACCTGGCCCGGCAGGGCAGCGG GCCTGTGCTGGTCTGCGCACCAAGCAACATCGCCGTGGACCAGCTGACGGAGAAGATCCACCAGACGGGGCTCAAGGTGGTGCGGCTGTGCGCCAAGAGCCGGGAGGCCATCGACTCACCCGTGTCCTTCCTGGCGCTGCACAACCAGATCCGCAACATGGACAG CATGCCTGAGCTGCAGAAGCTACAGCAGCTCAAAGACGAGACGGGAGAGCTGTCATCAGCCGACGAGAAGCGGTACCGGGCCCTGAAGCGCACGGCAGAGCGGGAACTGCTCATG AATGCAGACGTCATCTGCTGCACGTGTGTGGGCGCTGGTGACCCGCGGCTCGCCAAGATGCAGTTTCGCTCCATCCTGATCGACGAGAGCACGCAGGCCACAGAGCCCGAGTGCATGGTGCCTGTGGTCCTGGGTGCCAAGCAG CTCATCCTGGTGGGGGACCACTGCCAGCTGGGCCCTGTGGTCATGTGCAAGAAGGCGGCCAAGGCCGGGCTGTCACAGTCGCTGTTCGAGCGCCTGGTGGTGCTGGGTATCCGCCCCATCCGCCTGCAGGTGCAGTACCGCATGCACCCTGCACTCAGCGCCTTCCCCTCCAACATCTTCTACGAGGGCTCGCTCCAGAACGGCGTCACCGCAG CGGATCGTGTAAAAAAGGGATTTGACTTCCAGTGGCCCCAACCCGACAAGCCCATGTTCTTCTACGTGACGCAGGGCCAGGAGGAGATTGCCAGCTCGGGGACTTCCTACTTGAACAG GACGGAAGCTGCGAATGTGGAAAAGATCACGACGAAGTTGCTAAAGGCGGGTGCCAAGCCAGACCAGATTGGCATCATCACGCCCTATGAGGGCCAGCGCTCCTACCTGGTGCAGTACATGCAGTTCAGCGGCTCCCTGCACACCAAGCTCTACCAG GAGGTGGAAATCGCCAGTGTAGACGCGTTTCAGGGACGTGAAAAAGACTTCATCATCCTCTCCTGCGTGAGGGCGAATGAGCACCAGGGAATCGGGTTCCTGAACGACCCCCGGCGCCTTAACGTGGCCCTCACCAGAGCGAG GTACGGCGTCATCATCGTGGGCAACCCCAAGGCACTGTCGAAGCAGCCGCTGTGGAACCACCTGCTGAACTACTTCAAGGAGCAGAAGGTGCTGGTGGAGGGACCCCTCAACAACCTGCGCGAGAGCCTCATGCAGTTCAGCAAGCCCCGCAAGCTGGTCAACACCATCAACCCG GGTGCCCGCTTCATGACCACTGCTATGTACGACGCCCGGGAGGCCATTATCCCCGGGTCAGTGTATGACCGCAGCAGCCAGG GCCGTCCGTCGAGCGTGTACTTCCAGACGCATGACCAGCTGGGCATGATCGGTGCAGGCCCCGGCCACGTGGCCGCCATGAACATCCCCATCCCCTTCAACCTGGTGATGCCCCCCATGCCGCCGCCCGGCTACTTCGGACAGGCCAACGGGCCGGCCGCAG GCCGGGGCACCCCGAAAGGCAAGACTGGCCGTGGGGGGCGCCAGAAGAACCGCTTTGGGCTCCCGGGGCCCAGCCAGACGACCCTGCCTAGCAGCCAGGCCAGCCAGGACGTGGCCTCGCAGCCCTTCTCGCAGGGTGCACTGACGCAGGGGTACATCTCCATGAGCCAGCCCTCGCAGATGAGCCAGCCCGGCCTCTCGCAGCCTGAGCTGTCCCAG GACAGCTATCTTGGCGATGAGTTCAAGTCACAGATTGATGTGGCACTGTCCCAGGACTCCACGTACCAGGGAGAACGGGCGTACCAGCATGGCGGGGTGGCTGGGCTGTCCCAGTATTAG